One Thermococcus eurythermalis DNA segment encodes these proteins:
- a CDS encoding BtpA/SgcQ family protein: MDFERKPLIGMVHLKPLPGSYLYDGNLETVIELALRDAKTLEEAGFDAIMIENFGDVPFPKTVDKVTVASFTAVAKAIRDEVSVPVGINVLRNDGIAAYSIAYAIKADFIRVNVLSGVAYTDQGIIEGIAHELAKLRKLLPSKIQVFADVHVKHAVHFFDFEDAIRDTVERGLADAVVVSGRATGKPVDLEKLALAKRISPVPVIVGSGTTYDNLPELWKHADAFIVGTWLKRDGKVENEVSLERAKKLVELAEKLRRSS; the protein is encoded by the coding sequence ATGGACTTCGAGAGGAAACCGCTCATCGGCATGGTTCACCTCAAGCCCCTCCCTGGCTCGTACCTCTACGACGGCAACCTTGAGACTGTTATTGAGCTCGCCCTGAGGGACGCCAAGACTCTCGAAGAGGCGGGCTTCGACGCGATAATGATTGAGAACTTCGGCGACGTCCCGTTTCCCAAGACAGTTGACAAGGTGACGGTTGCTTCCTTTACCGCCGTAGCAAAGGCCATCAGGGACGAGGTGAGCGTTCCAGTTGGGATTAACGTCCTCAGGAACGACGGGATAGCGGCCTATTCAATAGCCTACGCGATTAAAGCGGACTTCATAAGGGTTAACGTGCTCAGTGGCGTCGCTTACACCGACCAGGGAATCATAGAGGGCATCGCCCACGAGCTGGCGAAGCTCAGAAAGCTCCTCCCGAGCAAGATTCAGGTCTTTGCCGACGTCCACGTCAAGCACGCGGTTCACTTCTTCGACTTTGAAGATGCCATAAGGGACACCGTCGAGCGCGGTCTGGCCGATGCGGTGGTGGTGAGCGGAAGGGCAACCGGAAAGCCCGTAGATTTAGAAAAGCTCGCCCTCGCGAAGAGAATCTCGCCCGTACCAGTGATAGTCGGCTCGGGAACAACCTACGACAACCTGCCCGAGCTGTGGAAGCACGCCGATGCCTTCATCGTCGGCACGTGGCTCAAGCGCGACGGAAAGGTCGAGAACGAGGTCTCCCTTGAGAGGGCTAAAAAGCTCGTCGAGCTGGCTGAGAAGTTGAGGAGAAGTTCTTAG
- a CDS encoding RNA-guided endonuclease InsQ/TnpB family protein, translating into MSFETIKLTAKFKLREIPEGLECLFSTYREIVNFLITYAFENNTTSFYRLKKETYKSLRKEYPELPSHYLYTACQMATAIFKSFRKRKKKGKARGRPVFKKEVIMLDDHLFKLDLENKTVKLSTPSGRVQLEFYPAKYHEKFKNWGVGQAWLVRTSKGVFLNVVFSKEVEVKEPKAFVGVDLNENNVTLSFPNGEFVQIITHEREIRTGYFMKRRKIQKKFKAGKRRRELLEKYGRREKNRLNDLYHKLANKIIELAEKYGGIALEDLIEIRDSIRYSAGMNGRLHRWSFRKLQSIIKYKAKLKGVRVVFVNPAYTSSLCPICGEKLSPNGHRILKCLNCGFEADRDVVGSWNIRLRALKMWGVTVPPESPPMKLGGGKPTLTVNAIKRKESAGR; encoded by the coding sequence ATGTCATTTGAAACAATTAAACTTACTGCCAAATTCAAGCTTAGGGAAATTCCAGAGGGTTTAGAATGCCTTTTCTCCACTTATCGTGAAATCGTGAACTTTCTCATCACTTATGCTTTCGAAAACAACACCACAAGCTTCTACAGGCTGAAAAAAGAAACTTACAAAAGTCTTCGCAAAGAGTATCCAGAACTCCCAAGTCACTACCTTTACACGGCCTGCCAGATGGCGACTGCAATCTTTAAAAGCTTCAGGAAGAGGAAAAAGAAGGGTAAAGCGAGGGGAAGACCAGTTTTCAAGAAAGAAGTTATTATGCTCGACGACCACCTGTTCAAACTCGACTTGGAGAACAAGACCGTAAAACTCTCCACTCCAAGCGGGAGGGTTCAGTTAGAGTTTTATCCCGCAAAATACCACGAGAAGTTCAAGAACTGGGGGGTTGGTCAAGCGTGGTTAGTGAGAACATCGAAGGGAGTCTTCCTAAACGTCGTCTTCTCGAAGGAAGTCGAGGTTAAAGAGCCGAAAGCCTTTGTTGGAGTGGATTTGAATGAGAATAACGTAACGCTTTCCTTCCCTAATGGAGAGTTTGTTCAAATCATCACCCACGAGCGGGAGATTAGGACAGGTTACTTCATGAAGAGAAGGAAAATCCAGAAGAAATTTAAGGCTGGAAAGAGGAGGAGAGAACTCCTTGAAAAATACGGGCGAAGGGAAAAGAACAGGCTTAACGACCTTTACCATAAGCTTGCCAATAAAATCATCGAGCTGGCGGAGAAGTATGGTGGGATTGCTTTAGAGGATTTGATTGAAATCAGGGATTCGATTAGATATTCAGCTGGGATGAATGGGAGACTTCACAGGTGGAGTTTTCGCAAACTCCAGTCAATCATCAAATACAAAGCCAAACTGAAGGGTGTTAGAGTCGTTTTTGTAAACCCTGCTTACACTTCTTCTCTGTGCCCGATATGTGGAGAGAAATTAAGCCCGAATGGGCACCGGATTTTGAAGTGTTTGAATTGTGGTTTTGAAGCCGATAGGGACGTGGTTGGGAGTTGGAATATTCGCTTGAGAGCCTTGAAGATGTGGGGAGTCACCGTTCCCCCCGAAAGCCCTCCAATGAAGCTGGGAGGAGGGAAGCCGACTCTCACTGTCAATGCAATAAAAAGGAAGGAGTCGGCGGGACGGTAA
- a CDS encoding VanZ family protein, with the protein MRRRILVPYVVLLLFLNLMPAVPSSPVPNGDKLVHLAEFAVLGFLGRSLWRYLVPLPVVLESLQLFVPGRTFSFADMGANLIGFALGVLLGWWHEGRDKGASLLHEG; encoded by the coding sequence TTGAGGCGTAGGATTCTTGTTCCCTATGTGGTTCTCCTTCTTTTTCTGAACCTGATGCCCGCTGTTCCGTCGTCCCCCGTGCCGAACGGGGACAAGCTGGTGCATCTGGCCGAGTTTGCGGTACTGGGCTTTTTGGGCCGGTCTCTCTGGCGCTATCTCGTTCCTCTGCCCGTTGTCCTGGAGTCCCTCCAGCTCTTCGTCCCCGGCAGGACTTTCTCCTTCGCGGACATGGGCGCAAACCTAATAGGCTTCGCGCTCGGAGTCCTCCTTGGGTGGTGGCATGAGGGTCGTGACAAAGGAGCTTCACTTCTCCACGAGGGGTGA
- a CDS encoding secondary thiamine-phosphate synthase enzyme YjbQ encodes MRVVTKELHFSTRGEIDLVDITRDVERIVEESEIENGQVLVFVPGATGAIVTIEHESGLLEDFKRALKELIPKGRGYLHDRIDDNAHSHLRATLLGASECFPVADGRLVRGTWQQIFFVELDVRPRHRRVIVQVIGE; translated from the coding sequence ATGAGGGTCGTGACAAAGGAGCTTCACTTCTCCACGAGGGGTGAGATTGACCTCGTTGACATAACCCGCGACGTCGAGAGGATTGTGGAAGAGTCCGAAATAGAGAACGGCCAGGTTCTCGTCTTTGTCCCCGGCGCAACGGGCGCGATAGTCACCATAGAGCACGAGTCCGGCCTTCTGGAGGACTTCAAGCGGGCCTTGAAGGAGCTGATTCCGAAGGGGAGGGGCTACCTCCACGACAGGATAGACGACAACGCCCACAGCCACCTCCGTGCCACCCTGCTGGGAGCTAGCGAGTGCTTCCCGGTCGCTGACGGCAGGCTCGTGCGCGGAACCTGGCAGCAGATTTTCTTCGTCGAGCTGGACGTGAGGCCGAGGCACAGGCGCGTTATAGTGCAGGTCATAGGGGAGTGA
- a CDS encoding EamA family transporter: protein MKAYIFYAILSAFFASLVPIFGKLGLKDVDSTVATMVRAFIMFAFLFLLAVWQGRTDVSSINGRALLFIALSGIAGRSRGSYTSWQLRTAAFQP, encoded by the coding sequence ATGAAGGCCTATATCTTCTATGCCATTCTCTCGGCTTTCTTTGCCTCTCTTGTTCCCATCTTCGGAAAACTCGGCCTGAAGGACGTTGATTCGACCGTCGCGACGATGGTGAGGGCCTTCATAATGTTCGCGTTCCTTTTCCTCCTTGCAGTGTGGCAGGGTAGGACCGACGTTTCCAGCATCAACGGCAGGGCGTTGCTCTTCATAGCCCTCTCCGGGATAGCGGGGCGCTCTCGTGGCTCTTATACTTCATGGCAGTTAAGGACGGCCGCGTTCCAGCCGTAA
- a CDS encoding D-glucuronyl C5-epimerase family protein codes for MRKNSRVLLLLIVTTTILGIIYLGTSHFEEVPLSESHETEDVRVYVMLKEENAVFETAIFKINVGKARINETNVPALAYSGKPGRVHLRVGGEVVNWNGVRFDVTGDFSLETEGGKSYLVALTLVHKPGVFVIKPDSRLSGIIGEDIPDTLLLDDKFFVNRAMAKANATEELKINRELREKYLGLWEQTKNLSYLLAYRDLSYHLKMISMLGKAGKLTDTALKTYVLDIIATDYYYSRFTKPGKKDLILVFSNECPYYGAIKVTDGPIKSHMPFIYYRGRGFNLYPVSALHWAHVYFEKDRPNVAVEILQELQDFIEHGKYQTTEYAIFPVYFHFQNASIPWVSGYAQGLGAGLYALAYNITGNESYLQTAKLLLNSFELPLERNGFVLQTPYGPWYLEYNYYPEQLVLNGHIISLQGLYYYWKVTGDQRAYKHFIEGALSVKRALPFFDTGNWSRYASIYNSSSIFYHRLHVRLLVWLYAKTGEEEFIEYAKRWNGYLEEKGLKKEDIEALLQQMRKTP; via the coding sequence ATGAGAAAAAACTCACGAGTATTATTGCTGCTCATAGTCACCACTACCATTCTTGGAATTATATACCTAGGGACTAGTCATTTTGAGGAAGTCCCCCTCTCAGAAAGCCACGAAACTGAAGACGTCAGAGTCTACGTAATGCTCAAGGAGGAAAACGCTGTTTTTGAAACAGCCATATTTAAGATAAACGTTGGCAAAGCAAGGATAAACGAGACAAACGTCCCAGCTTTGGCGTACAGCGGGAAACCAGGCCGTGTTCATCTTCGAGTAGGGGGAGAAGTCGTAAACTGGAACGGGGTTAGATTCGATGTCACAGGCGATTTTTCCCTGGAAACTGAGGGAGGAAAAAGCTATTTAGTGGCACTCACCCTCGTTCATAAACCCGGGGTCTTTGTAATAAAGCCAGATTCACGACTAAGTGGCATCATAGGTGAGGACATACCGGACACGCTTCTCCTAGATGACAAATTCTTTGTAAATAGGGCAATGGCGAAGGCCAACGCAACGGAAGAGCTAAAAATAAACCGGGAACTGAGAGAAAAATACCTAGGGTTGTGGGAGCAAACTAAAAATCTGAGTTATCTTCTGGCCTACAGGGACTTAAGCTATCACCTCAAGATGATTTCCATGCTCGGGAAAGCTGGAAAACTAACAGACACTGCCCTTAAAACATACGTCCTTGATATAATTGCCACAGACTACTATTATTCCAGGTTCACGAAACCAGGGAAAAAAGACCTGATACTGGTTTTTTCGAACGAGTGTCCGTATTACGGAGCCATTAAAGTCACAGATGGTCCCATAAAGAGCCACATGCCCTTCATATACTACCGCGGGAGAGGGTTTAACTTATACCCCGTTTCAGCTCTTCACTGGGCACACGTATATTTTGAGAAAGATCGCCCCAACGTGGCCGTTGAAATTCTGCAGGAACTCCAAGATTTCATTGAACACGGAAAGTACCAGACAACCGAGTACGCCATCTTTCCAGTATACTTCCACTTCCAAAACGCCAGCATCCCATGGGTTTCAGGCTATGCCCAGGGCCTAGGCGCTGGACTCTACGCCCTCGCCTACAACATCACGGGGAATGAGAGTTACCTCCAGACTGCCAAGCTACTCCTGAACTCCTTTGAACTGCCTCTAGAAAGGAACGGCTTTGTTCTTCAAACCCCATATGGGCCATGGTACTTGGAATACAACTACTACCCAGAGCAACTCGTCTTGAACGGACATATAATCTCCCTCCAGGGACTCTACTATTACTGGAAAGTAACGGGCGACCAGAGGGCCTACAAACACTTCATAGAAGGCGCCTTAAGCGTTAAGCGAGCCCTCCCATTCTTTGACACCGGGAACTGGAGCAGATACGCCAGTATCTACAACTCCTCCAGCATCTTCTACCACCGTCTTCACGTAAGGCTCCTCGTCTGGCTCTACGCAAAAACGGGAGAGGAGGAGTTCATAGAGTACGCAAAGAGATGGAATGGTTACCTAGAAGAGAAGGGACTTAAAAAAGAGGACATAGAGGCTCTACTCCAACAGATGCGGAAGACGCCTTAA
- a CDS encoding AAA family ATPase, which yields MIIGVVGKIAAGKTTVAKFFEEKGFCRVSCSDPLIDLLTHNVSDYSWIPELPEKAEPTRERLIEFGKYLKDKYGGDILIRLAVDKKRNCENIVIDGVRSKEEIEAIKRLGGKVIYVEASPEIRFERLMKRKASKDREIKSFEDFKKMDDVEESLYHTSRLKDLADYVIVNEGTLGELKGQVEKIIEEVVG from the coding sequence ATGATCATCGGAGTCGTTGGAAAGATTGCCGCGGGAAAGACGACGGTTGCAAAGTTCTTCGAGGAGAAGGGGTTCTGCAGGGTCTCGTGCAGCGACCCGCTCATAGACCTCCTCACCCACAACGTCTCGGACTACTCCTGGATCCCGGAACTGCCCGAGAAGGCCGAGCCGACCCGTGAGAGGCTGATAGAGTTCGGAAAGTACCTAAAGGACAAGTACGGCGGCGACATACTCATCCGCCTTGCCGTAGACAAGAAGCGGAACTGTGAGAACATTGTCATAGACGGCGTCCGCTCCAAGGAGGAGATTGAGGCGATCAAAAGGCTCGGCGGAAAGGTCATCTATGTCGAGGCGAGTCCGGAGATAAGGTTTGAACGCCTGATGAAGAGGAAGGCCAGCAAGGACAGAGAGATAAAGAGCTTCGAGGACTTCAAGAAAATGGACGACGTAGAGGAGAGCCTTTATCACACGAGCAGGCTGAAGGATTTAGCCGACTACGTGATAGTAAACGAGGGGACGCTGGGGGAGCTGAAAGGACAGGTTGAAAAAATAATCGAAGAGGTGGTCGGGTGA
- the pyrB gene encoding aspartate carbamoyltransferase encodes MEWKGRDVISIRDFSKEDIEFLLKVAERLEAELNEKGSLDYAKGKILATLFFEPSTRTRLSFESAMHRLGGSVIGFSSASSTSVKKGESLADTIKTVEQYSDVIVIRHSMEGAARLAAEVAEIPVINAGDGSNQHPTQTLLDLYTIKRAFGKIDGLTIGLLGDLKYGRTVHSLAEALAFYNVELYLISPELLRMPKHIIEELQEKGVKVHETSDLEGAIPELDVLYVTRIQRERFPDEQEYLKVKGSYQVNCEVLKNAKETLKVMHPLPRVDEIHPEVDKSKHALYFRQVFSGVPVRMALLGLTLGVL; translated from the coding sequence ATGGAATGGAAAGGACGCGACGTGATAAGCATTAGGGACTTCTCAAAGGAGGACATCGAGTTCCTTTTGAAGGTCGCCGAGAGGCTTGAGGCGGAACTGAACGAAAAGGGCTCTCTTGACTACGCGAAGGGAAAAATCCTAGCAACGCTCTTCTTTGAGCCATCAACGAGAACCAGGCTGAGCTTCGAGAGCGCCATGCACCGCCTCGGGGGCTCCGTTATCGGGTTCTCATCGGCATCGAGCACGAGCGTCAAGAAGGGAGAGAGCCTGGCAGACACTATAAAGACGGTCGAGCAGTACAGCGACGTCATAGTGATACGCCACTCGATGGAGGGCGCCGCGAGGCTAGCGGCGGAGGTGGCCGAGATACCGGTCATCAACGCCGGCGACGGGAGCAACCAGCACCCCACCCAGACGCTCCTCGACCTCTACACAATAAAGCGCGCCTTTGGGAAGATTGACGGCCTTACCATCGGCCTACTCGGCGACCTCAAGTACGGGAGAACTGTGCACAGCCTCGCGGAGGCCCTGGCCTTCTATAACGTGGAGCTGTACCTGATTTCTCCAGAGCTTCTGAGGATGCCGAAGCACATCATAGAGGAGCTCCAGGAGAAGGGCGTCAAAGTCCACGAAACCAGCGACCTTGAGGGGGCAATCCCGGAGCTGGACGTTCTCTACGTCACCAGAATCCAGCGCGAGCGCTTCCCGGACGAGCAGGAGTACCTCAAGGTCAAGGGCAGCTACCAGGTGAACTGCGAAGTCCTCAAGAACGCCAAGGAAACGCTCAAGGTCATGCACCCTCTCCCAAGGGTTGACGAGATACACCCTGAGGTTGACAAGAGCAAGCACGCGCTCTACTTCAGGCAGGTTTTCTCTGGTGTCCCTGTTAGAATGGCCCTGCTCGGGTTAACGCTGGGGGTGCTTTGA
- the glmM gene encoding phosphoglucosamine mutase has protein sequence MGKYFGTSGIREVVNEKLTPELALKVGKALGTYLGGGTVVVGKDTRTSGETLKRAVISGLLSTGVNVIDIGLAPTPLTGFAIRLYGADAGVTITASHNPPEYNGIKVWQPNGMAYTPEMENELEAILESGNFRKAPWNEIGSLRRADPKAEYIKKALEMVHLDNSYTVVVDSGNGAGSILSPYLQRELGNRVISLNSHPTGFFVRELEPNAKSLSALAKTVKAMKADVGIAHDGDADRIGVVDDRGKFVEYEVMLSLMAGYMLRKFGKGKIVTTVDAGFALDDYVRPLGGEVIRTRVGDVAVADELARHGGIFGGEPSGTWIIPQWNLTPDGIFAGALVLEMIDRLGPLSELAKEVPRYVTLRAKIPCPNEKKARAMELIAQEALNSFDYERLIDIDGIRIENSDWWILFRPSGTEPIMRITLEAHTEEKAKELMEKAEKLVRNAVERA, from the coding sequence ATGGGGAAGTACTTTGGAACCAGCGGGATTCGAGAGGTCGTCAACGAGAAGCTGACGCCGGAGCTTGCCCTCAAAGTCGGAAAGGCGCTTGGAACGTACCTCGGTGGCGGCACGGTGGTGGTCGGTAAGGACACGAGAACGAGCGGTGAGACCCTCAAGCGGGCGGTAATAAGTGGACTCCTGAGCACGGGAGTTAATGTTATAGACATCGGCCTCGCGCCGACCCCTCTCACGGGCTTTGCAATCAGGCTCTACGGTGCGGACGCTGGCGTTACTATCACCGCTTCTCACAATCCGCCTGAATACAACGGCATAAAGGTGTGGCAGCCCAACGGGATGGCGTACACCCCTGAGATGGAGAACGAGCTTGAGGCGATTCTGGAGTCTGGCAACTTCAGGAAGGCCCCTTGGAACGAGATTGGAAGCCTCAGAAGGGCCGACCCGAAGGCCGAGTACATAAAAAAGGCCCTTGAGATGGTCCACCTCGATAACTCTTACACCGTCGTCGTCGATTCTGGAAACGGTGCCGGGAGCATTCTTTCCCCGTACCTCCAGCGCGAGCTTGGAAACCGCGTTATAAGCCTTAACTCCCACCCGACGGGTTTCTTCGTGAGGGAGCTTGAGCCTAACGCTAAGAGCCTCTCCGCACTGGCGAAGACGGTCAAGGCCATGAAGGCCGACGTTGGCATAGCGCACGACGGCGACGCGGACAGGATTGGAGTTGTAGACGATCGAGGGAAGTTTGTTGAGTATGAGGTCATGCTCTCGCTCATGGCCGGCTACATGCTGAGGAAGTTCGGGAAGGGCAAAATCGTGACCACCGTTGATGCCGGCTTTGCTTTAGATGACTACGTCAGGCCCCTCGGCGGCGAGGTCATAAGGACTCGCGTTGGGGATGTGGCCGTCGCGGACGAGCTGGCCAGGCACGGCGGGATTTTCGGCGGAGAGCCGAGCGGGACGTGGATAATCCCCCAGTGGAACCTCACTCCCGATGGCATCTTTGCCGGGGCGCTCGTCCTTGAGATGATTGACAGGCTCGGCCCGCTGAGCGAGCTGGCCAAGGAAGTCCCACGCTACGTGACGCTGAGGGCGAAGATACCGTGCCCCAACGAGAAGAAAGCTAGGGCGATGGAGCTGATAGCTCAGGAAGCTCTTAATAGCTTCGACTACGAGAGGCTTATAGACATAGACGGGATAAGAATAGAGAATTCGGACTGGTGGATACTCTTCCGTCCGAGCGGGACTGAGCCGATAATGCGCATCACCCTTGAGGCTCACACCGAGGAGAAAGCGAAAGAGCTGATGGAGAAGGCGGAGAAGCTTGTTAGGAACGCCGTGGAGCGGGCGTGA
- the pyrI gene encoding aspartate carbamoyltransferase regulatory subunit, translating to MAELKVTAIKEGTVIDHIPAGKGLKVIEILRLNRPNGGALLLASNVNSKKLGRKDIVKVEGRFLSEEEVNKIALIAPTATVNIVRNYKVSEKFKVEIPDEITGILRCANPNCVSNHEYTVSKFYVVSREPLKVRCHYCERTMEEEDILRNL from the coding sequence ATGGCCGAGCTTAAGGTTACTGCCATTAAAGAGGGAACCGTTATAGACCACATCCCAGCCGGAAAGGGGCTTAAGGTCATCGAGATACTCCGCCTCAACAGGCCGAACGGAGGGGCGCTGCTCCTCGCCTCGAACGTCAACAGCAAGAAGCTGGGCAGGAAGGATATAGTCAAAGTGGAGGGCAGGTTCCTGAGCGAGGAAGAGGTCAACAAGATAGCCCTCATCGCCCCGACCGCCACCGTGAACATAGTGCGGAACTACAAGGTCTCCGAGAAGTTCAAGGTCGAGATTCCGGACGAGATAACAGGAATACTCCGCTGTGCCAACCCGAACTGCGTCAGCAACCACGAGTACACGGTTTCAAAGTTCTACGTCGTCTCAAGGGAGCCTCTCAAGGTGCGCTGTCACTACTGCGAGAGGACGATGGAGGAGGAGGATATACTCCGGAACCTCTGA
- a CDS encoding thiamine-phosphate synthase family protein — protein sequence MRTPSVYVAEELMPFLRAKIAERLYREGMRQSQIASYLGMTQAMVSKYLAGKYKVPPAEVAERLEDLANDVASFILFGGSREEAVLLVTRRLMELFQNGFLCKFYAEYAGVSEEACRSLFSMVPSRGEVLEVLNTALNELLREEKFPSLIPEVRSNFAYSLPSPKSPEDVAAIPGRITSVKGKAFALPPEFGASRFVAGILVKLAGIRPEIRSVLNIRYGDDVEGTIKKAGFKVARVKTGGLGEDEAIERIVGVFRDDVYDAVVDEGGLGVEPLVYLFGRDPVEVVEKLKRLVRHL from the coding sequence ATGAGGACGCCCAGCGTTTACGTTGCTGAGGAGCTGATGCCTTTTCTGAGGGCTAAAATAGCTGAGAGACTATACCGAGAGGGCATGAGGCAGTCGCAGATTGCATCTTATCTCGGCATGACCCAGGCCATGGTGAGCAAGTACCTGGCCGGGAAGTACAAGGTGCCCCCGGCGGAGGTAGCCGAGAGACTTGAAGACCTGGCAAATGACGTTGCCTCCTTCATACTCTTCGGCGGGAGCAGGGAGGAAGCGGTTCTTCTTGTGACGAGGCGCTTGATGGAGCTCTTCCAGAACGGTTTCCTGTGCAAATTCTACGCTGAATACGCCGGAGTGAGCGAGGAGGCCTGTCGCTCGCTGTTCTCCATGGTTCCGAGCAGAGGGGAGGTTCTTGAGGTTCTGAACACCGCCCTAAACGAGCTCCTCAGGGAAGAAAAGTTCCCGTCCCTTATTCCGGAGGTACGGAGCAACTTCGCCTATTCCCTCCCGTCCCCGAAGAGCCCAGAGGACGTCGCGGCGATTCCGGGTAGGATAACCTCCGTCAAGGGGAAGGCCTTCGCACTACCGCCGGAGTTCGGCGCGAGCCGCTTTGTTGCGGGGATCCTCGTGAAGCTGGCCGGGATAAGGCCTGAAATCAGGAGCGTTCTGAACATAAGGTATGGTGATGACGTTGAGGGGACCATCAAAAAGGCCGGCTTTAAAGTCGCGAGGGTTAAAACCGGCGGGCTGGGCGAGGACGAGGCCATTGAGAGGATAGTGGGGGTCTTCAGGGACGATGTTTACGACGCCGTCGTCGACGAGGGCGGCCTCGGCGTTGAGCCCCTTGTCTACCTCTTCGGTAGAGACCCCGTTGAGGTCGTTGAGAAGCTCAAGCGGCTGGTGAGGCACCTTTGA